The Spirochaetaceae bacterium genome includes the window GGTCGTGCTCTACAACGGCACCGAGCCGTGGACCGCAGCCCGGAATATGGGCGCCCTGATCACACCGGTGGGACCGTGGCTGGCGCCGTATCAGCCGGCCCAGCATTACTACCTGCTTGACTTGCAGCGGGTGCGGGCGGATGATCTTCCGCACGGCAACCTGCTGCGGGCGGTGGCGCGGCTGGAGCAGAGCCGGTCGCCGGAGGAAGTGGTGCGGGTGGTGCAGGCGTTACGGCGCTGGTTGCCCAACCGGGGCGCGGAGGAGTTGCATCGCGCGTTCGTGGATTGGGTACGTCAGATTGTCGGACGGCTGGCGCCGACCGGAGCGACGGTGCCGTCGCTCCGGACACTGGAGGAAGCGAGCATGACGTTGGTCGAACGGGTCGCCGAGTGGCCCAAGCAGTGGCTCCGTGAAGGCCGTGAACAGGGCGTTGCGGAAGGCCGTGAACAAGGCGTTGACGAGCAACGGGCACTGTTGTGCCGGATGGCGGGAGC containing:
- a CDS encoding Rpn family recombination-promoting nuclease/putative transposase translates to MVQDVLRACLPAHRLAAADFSSLGKLSAEYVSDELRTRHGDTVWHLRLGRRRVFLLMLLEFQAQDDHWMALRILTYSGLLYQELVRNQAPEMAGERLPAVMPVVLYNGTEPWTAARNMGALITPVGPWLAPYQPAQHYYLLDLQRVRADDLPHGNLLRAVARLEQSRSPEEVVRVVQALRRWLPNRGAEELHRAFVDWVRQIVGRLAPTGATVPSLRTLEEASMTLVERVAEWPKQWLREGREQGVAEGREQGVDEQRALLCRMAGARFDAETAVRLADLLAPITDAERLAEVGDWLVRCDTAGRFLSRFDPESPT